One Nocardioides aromaticivorans genomic window carries:
- a CDS encoding GNAT family N-acetyltransferase, with protein MSAGPRIVELTGEDPEAIRTWAAVTEASLRHEVGDSATAWAFEELLAVVRNPSSKRDERFLAAYDGERLVGTAWLAMPLLDNLDSAMLDVHVDPALRRRRIGSALLARAESIAVDAGRTLVDAEAQFAHDAPADGAGTSGREFLVAHGYTFGIGNVQRSAPLPMPDDVLDALAAEAAPHHEGYRLRSWAGPVPDELVEGWLAVASTLSTEAPTGDMQREAETVDVAAHRDDEALVAAQGRTSWRTVALTAAGEVVAYTEIVVPDHDPRFVYQWGTLVRDDHRGHRLGVAVKVANHRSLQAGADVGGRRVVTWNAEENGPMIAINERMGFVPTARMAEMQKRLAR; from the coding sequence GTGAGCGCCGGGCCGAGGATCGTCGAGCTGACCGGAGAGGACCCGGAGGCGATCCGCACCTGGGCGGCGGTGACCGAGGCCTCGTTGCGCCACGAGGTCGGCGACAGCGCGACGGCGTGGGCGTTCGAGGAGCTCCTGGCGGTCGTCCGCAACCCGTCGAGCAAGCGCGACGAGCGCTTCCTCGCGGCGTACGACGGCGAACGGCTCGTCGGTACGGCCTGGCTCGCGATGCCCCTGCTCGACAACCTCGACAGCGCGATGCTCGACGTGCACGTCGACCCCGCCCTGCGCCGCCGTCGCATCGGCTCTGCGCTCCTGGCGCGGGCGGAGTCGATCGCCGTGGACGCGGGGCGGACCCTCGTCGACGCCGAGGCGCAGTTCGCCCACGATGCTCCGGCCGACGGCGCCGGCACCTCGGGCCGGGAGTTCCTCGTCGCCCACGGCTACACGTTCGGCATCGGCAACGTGCAGCGCAGCGCCCCGCTCCCGATGCCCGACGACGTGCTCGACGCCCTGGCGGCCGAGGCCGCGCCCCACCACGAGGGCTACCGGCTGCGGTCGTGGGCGGGCCCGGTGCCGGACGAGCTGGTCGAGGGTTGGCTCGCCGTCGCCAGCACGCTCAGCACCGAGGCGCCGACCGGTGACATGCAGCGCGAGGCGGAGACGGTCGACGTGGCCGCCCACCGCGACGACGAGGCGCTGGTCGCGGCCCAGGGCCGCACGTCCTGGCGGACCGTGGCGCTGACGGCGGCCGGCGAGGTCGTGGCGTACACCGAGATCGTCGTCCCCGACCACGATCCCCGCTTCGTCTACCAGTGGGGGACGCTCGTGCGCGACGACCACCGCGGCCACCGTCTCGGCGTCGCGGTCAAGGTCGCCAACCACCGGTCCCTGCAGGCCGGCGCCGACGTGGGCGGGCGGCGCGTGGTGACGTGGAACGCCGAGGAGAACGGCCCGATGATCGCGATCAACGAGCGCATGGGCTTCGTCCCCACGGCGCGGATGGCGGAGATGCAGAAGCGGCTCGCCCGCTAA
- a CDS encoding ABC-F family ATP-binding cassette domain-containing protein, whose translation MGHVEVAGVRYELPDGRVLLDDVSFRVGEGAKVALVGANGAGKTTLFRIITGDLTPHAGAVVRSGGLGVMSQMVDRGLGEDPTVADLLLALAPERVRRAAAEVDRWELALMDTDDEATQLSYATALAEYADAGGYDIEVIWDVCTVKALAVPYDRAKYRRLATLSGGEQKRVVLEYLLAGPEEVLLLDEPDNFLDVPGKIWLEQRIAASDKTILFISHDRELLSNTATHVVTVELGAGGAGNSAWTHAGGFTSYHEARKDRFARFAELRRRWDEEHAKLKALVLRLKIKAEYNDGMSSQYRAAQTRLRKFEEAGPPTEQPREQQVTMRLSGARTGKRSVVCEDLELTGLMKPFDLEVWYGDRLAVLGSNGSGKSHFLRLLAAGGSDPDVEHRPVGEVEIAPVRHSGRARLGARVRPGWFVQTHEHPELTGRTLLEILHRGDGDPNGRKGMGREQAARVLDRYELAASSEQRFESLSGGQQARFQILLLELSGATLLLLDEPTDNLDVQSAEALEEGLEAFEGTVVAVTHDRWFARGFDRFCVFGSDGSVYESDEPVWDEGRVERVR comes from the coding sequence GTGGGTCACGTAGAGGTCGCCGGCGTCCGGTACGAGCTTCCCGACGGTCGGGTGCTCCTCGACGACGTCTCCTTCCGGGTCGGCGAGGGGGCGAAGGTCGCGCTGGTCGGTGCCAACGGGGCGGGGAAGACGACGCTGTTCCGGATCATCACGGGCGACCTGACGCCGCACGCCGGCGCCGTCGTACGCAGTGGCGGGCTGGGCGTGATGAGCCAGATGGTCGACCGCGGGCTGGGGGAGGACCCGACGGTCGCGGACCTGCTGCTGGCCCTCGCGCCGGAGCGGGTACGACGCGCCGCGGCCGAGGTGGACCGCTGGGAGCTCGCCCTGATGGACACCGACGACGAGGCGACCCAGCTCTCCTACGCCACCGCGCTCGCCGAGTACGCCGACGCGGGCGGCTACGACATCGAGGTGATCTGGGACGTCTGCACCGTCAAGGCGCTCGCCGTGCCCTACGACCGTGCCAAGTACCGCCGGCTCGCCACCCTGAGCGGCGGCGAGCAGAAGCGGGTCGTGCTGGAGTACCTCCTCGCCGGACCGGAGGAGGTGCTCCTCCTCGACGAGCCGGACAACTTCCTCGACGTGCCCGGGAAGATCTGGCTGGAGCAGCGGATCGCCGCCTCGGACAAGACGATCCTGTTCATCAGCCACGACCGCGAGCTGCTGTCGAACACGGCGACGCACGTGGTGACCGTCGAGCTCGGCGCGGGCGGCGCGGGCAACAGTGCCTGGACGCACGCGGGCGGCTTCACGTCGTACCACGAGGCCCGCAAGGACCGCTTCGCCCGCTTCGCCGAGCTCCGGCGCCGCTGGGACGAGGAGCACGCGAAGCTCAAGGCGCTGGTGCTGCGGCTAAAGATCAAGGCGGAGTACAACGACGGCATGTCGTCGCAGTACCGCGCGGCGCAGACCCGGCTCCGCAAGTTCGAGGAGGCCGGTCCGCCGACGGAGCAGCCGCGCGAGCAGCAGGTGACGATGCGCCTGTCCGGCGCCCGGACCGGCAAGCGCTCGGTGGTCTGCGAGGACCTCGAGCTCACCGGGCTGATGAAGCCCTTCGACCTCGAGGTCTGGTACGGCGACCGGCTGGCCGTGCTGGGCTCCAACGGCTCCGGCAAGTCCCACTTCCTGCGCCTGCTGGCCGCGGGAGGCAGCGATCCCGACGTCGAGCACCGCCCGGTCGGCGAGGTGGAGATCGCGCCGGTGCGGCACAGCGGCCGAGCTCGGCTCGGCGCGCGGGTGCGGCCCGGCTGGTTCGTGCAGACCCACGAGCACCCGGAGCTGACCGGCCGCACGTTGCTGGAGATCCTGCACCGCGGTGACGGCGACCCGAACGGCCGCAAGGGCATGGGGCGCGAGCAGGCGGCGCGGGTGCTGGACCGCTACGAGCTCGCGGCGAGCTCCGAGCAGCGCTTCGAGTCGCTGTCCGGCGGCCAGCAGGCGCGTTTCCAGATCCTGTTGCTGGAGCTGTCCGGCGCGACCCTGCTGCTGCTCGACGAACCGACCGACAACCTCGACGTGCAGTCGGCCGAGGCGCTGGAGGAGGGCCTCGAGGCGTTCGAGGGCACGGTGGTCGCGGTGACCCACGACCGCTGGTTCGCCCGCGGCTTCGACCGCTTCTGCGTGTTCGGGTCGGACGGCTCGGTCTACGAGTCCGACGAGCCGGTGTGGGACGAGGGTCGCGTGGAGCGGGTCCGGTGA
- a CDS encoding HNH endonuclease signature motif containing protein, with amino-acid sequence MDLGTSGTATAVSTASLLSEIRDGVDLRDALIVREWKAITSWADANIVHTVEGAATLTEGYLDTGVPIAGPGAPLVSEFQLMELIAVLGRSPDGGRAYVGKIIECAWRLPDLYAAVLAGKVEPWRALRVAELTHGLAAEAAAFVDHQLSIAVGTVSWALIERLVTEAMLRFDPERAEAERQKANEHRHCDVHMDEVDAHGGVHLDAYLDAADGHDFNQAVAREAALRGRLGDTDSLDVRRAKAVGAIARRDLALDLLITDDDTGEVIAQSPGRRVELNVHITDTALTGDNTVGRCEETRSPVQLEQVKEWLQAPTTTVIVRPVINLADCIPVDSYEIPDRHQRRVRLRDHTCRFPNCTQQAVRCDLDHAKPHGQGGETCPCNLTPLCRRHHRAKTHSQWRYLVITPGHYLWTSPHGHLFHVGPAGTTILDGY; translated from the coding sequence ATGGATCTCGGAACCAGCGGTACCGCGACAGCTGTCTCGACAGCCTCGCTGCTGTCCGAGATCCGTGACGGTGTCGACCTCCGCGACGCCCTCATCGTCCGCGAGTGGAAGGCCATCACGTCGTGGGCCGACGCCAACATCGTCCACACCGTCGAAGGCGCCGCGACCCTGACCGAGGGCTACCTCGACACCGGTGTCCCGATCGCCGGCCCCGGCGCACCCCTCGTCAGCGAGTTCCAGCTGATGGAGCTCATCGCCGTCCTCGGCAGGTCACCGGACGGTGGACGTGCCTACGTCGGCAAGATCATCGAGTGCGCGTGGCGGCTTCCCGACCTCTACGCCGCCGTCCTCGCCGGGAAGGTCGAGCCCTGGCGTGCGCTGCGAGTCGCTGAGCTCACCCACGGCCTCGCCGCCGAAGCAGCAGCGTTCGTCGACCACCAGCTCTCGATCGCGGTCGGAACCGTGTCCTGGGCACTCATCGAACGCCTCGTCACCGAGGCGATGCTGCGGTTCGACCCCGAACGCGCCGAGGCCGAGCGGCAGAAGGCGAACGAGCACCGTCACTGCGACGTCCACATGGACGAGGTCGACGCCCACGGCGGCGTCCACCTCGACGCCTACCTCGACGCCGCTGACGGCCACGACTTCAACCAAGCCGTCGCCCGCGAAGCAGCACTGCGCGGACGGCTCGGCGACACCGACTCCCTCGACGTACGGCGAGCGAAGGCGGTCGGTGCGATCGCCCGCCGCGACCTCGCGCTCGACCTGTTGATCACCGACGACGACACCGGCGAGGTCATCGCCCAATCACCCGGACGACGAGTCGAGCTGAACGTCCACATCACCGACACCGCCCTCACCGGCGACAACACGGTCGGGCGGTGCGAGGAGACCAGGTCACCGGTCCAGCTCGAGCAGGTCAAGGAATGGCTCCAAGCCCCGACGACCACCGTCATCGTCCGGCCGGTCATCAACCTGGCCGACTGCATCCCGGTCGATTCCTACGAGATCCCCGACCGCCACCAACGCCGCGTCCGACTGAGGGACCACACCTGCCGGTTCCCGAACTGCACCCAGCAGGCAGTCCGCTGCGACCTCGACCACGCGAAACCCCACGGCCAGGGCGGCGAGACGTGCCCCTGCAACCTCACCCCCCTCTGCCGACGCCACCACCGCGCCAAGACCCACAGCCAATGGCGCTACCTCGTCATCACGCCCGGCCACTACCTCTGGACGTCACCACACGGCCACCTGTTCCACGTCGGCCCGGCCGGCACGACGATCCTCGACGGCTACTGA
- a CDS encoding SigE family RNA polymerase sigma factor — MKALIPDEVARTGPPAFDSWVAARGPALLRLAYVLTGNAADAEDVVQDALSRALPRWERIVQADDVDAYVKRMVVNAHTSWWRKFRRRESPSSSVQPGGTVAGPGDGPAHDERQRLWAACRALPEAQRTAVVLRYYEQLEYDEIAALTGVAEGTVRSRVSRGLAVLRAGYGADGGGFDE, encoded by the coding sequence GTGAAGGCATTGATCCCGGACGAGGTGGCCCGCACCGGCCCGCCTGCGTTCGACAGCTGGGTGGCGGCCCGTGGGCCCGCGCTGCTGCGGCTCGCCTACGTCCTGACCGGCAACGCGGCCGACGCCGAGGACGTGGTGCAGGACGCGCTCTCGCGCGCCCTCCCGCGCTGGGAGCGGATCGTGCAGGCCGACGACGTCGATGCCTACGTGAAGCGGATGGTCGTCAACGCGCACACGTCCTGGTGGCGCAAGTTCCGGCGCCGCGAGTCGCCGTCGTCGTCGGTCCAGCCCGGAGGGACCGTGGCCGGCCCCGGCGACGGGCCCGCCCACGACGAGCGCCAGCGGCTCTGGGCCGCCTGCCGGGCGCTCCCCGAGGCGCAGCGCACCGCGGTGGTGCTGCGCTACTACGAACAGCTCGAGTACGACGAGATCGCGGCGCTCACCGGCGTCGCCGAGGGCACCGTCCGCTCGCGGGTCTCCCGCGGCCTCGCGGTGCTGCGCGCCGGGTACGGCGCCGATGGAGGTGGGTTCGATGAGTGA